A single genomic interval of Ischnura elegans chromosome 3, ioIscEleg1.1, whole genome shotgun sequence harbors:
- the LOC124155094 gene encoding UDP-glucosyltransferase 2-like translates to MGPNMLILASAAVLLLCGAANAARILALVPVASRSHHIWNSALTVGLAKKGHQIWALSPDNLEDNIYPNLTQMVIKGTYEKLREDFTMESFVEDSPFTFLKTMWAFGINVCRYESSTQAVKDLLKMPRDFFDLIITEVVFGECMFMFLHHFGGGTRIPVVGITAFGMGPWTDVLTGARTLPSVFAFPILPYVSKMSFTERLQNTLLTGYHWNNMIREYYPEQQKIAEEAYGEPLPPLIDLASNISVILVNNHYVLNGPQAQLPGIIDVGAMQCSPAQRLPKDISSFLNEAKIGAIYFSLGSNLMSELLPKDKLEVIVATFASLGPGIRVLWKFDPKVPIGHLPSNVLLKKWLPQEDVLGHPKTLAFVSHAGLLSTQEAIYHGVPIVAVPFFADQHTNARRLVELGVAVHVDFLTLTKESFKEKILNVTINPRYAENMRKMSNLLRDQPETPLDRAIFWVEFALRQGNDGMKALRSAGFDLAWYQYFLIDVLAAVLIAIVSPLLLIYVTMKTVMNKLRGNSKSKKKKL, encoded by the exons ATGGGTCCTAATATGTTAATACTTGCTTCGGCCGCTGTATTGCTTCTCTGTGGCGCCGCGAATGCTGCCAGGATATTGGCGCTAGTGCCTGTCGCTTCCAGGAGTCATCACATCTGGAACAGTGCACTAACCGTCGGGCTCGCCAAAAAGGGCCATCAGATATGGGCTTTAAGCCCGGACAATTTAGAGGATAATATTTATCCCAATTTGACCCAAATGGTAATTAAG GGAACCTATGAAAAACTTCGTGAAGATTTTACGATGGAATCATTCGTTGAAGATTCTCCGTTTACCTTCCTGAAGACGATGTGGGCTTTCGGAATAAATGTGTGCAGATATGAATCCTCCACACAAGCAGTAAAGGACCTTCTCAAGATGCCCCGAGATTTTTTTGATCTCATAATTACTGAGGTGGTGTTCGGAGAATGCATGTTCATGTTCCTTCATCACTTCGGAGGTGGAACGAGG ATACCGGTGGTGGGTATCACTGCCTTCGGAATGGGACCTTGGACTGATGTGTTGACTGGTGCCAGGACTCTGCCCTCTGTCTTTGCATTCCCAATACTTCCATATGTCAGCAAAATGAGCTTCACGGAGAGATTGCAAAACACGTTGCTCACTGGATACCATTGGAACAACATGATTCGTGAATACTATCCAGAGCAGCAGAAAATAGCTGAAGAGGCTTACG GAGAGCCTCTGCCACCATTGATTGACCTAGCGTCTAACATTAGTGTGATTTTGGTTAACAATCATTACGTTCTCAACGGGCCCCAAGCACAATTGCCGGGTATCATTGACGTCGGTGCTATGCAGTGCTCTCCAGCTCAGCGTCTTCCAAAG GACATCAGCTCATTTTTGAACGAAGCTAAAATTGGAGCAATTTACTTCAGTCTCGGCAGCAACCTGATGAGCGAACTGCTGCCTAAAGATAAACTGGAAGTGATAGTGGCCACTTTCGCCTCCCTTGGGCCGGGAATCCGAGTCCTTTGGAAATTCGATCCTAAAGTGCCCATAGGCCACCTTCCATCGAATGTTCTACTCAAGAAATGGCTTCCACAAGAGGATGTGCTCG GTCACCCGAAGACTTTGGCTTTTGTGAGTCATGCCGGACTTCTGAGTACTCAAGAGGCTATATACCACGGAGTTCCCATAGTCGCTGTTCCCTTCTTCGCCGACCAACACACCAACGCTCGACGGTTGGTAGAATTGGGCGTCGCTGTACACGTGGACTTCCTCACATTGACCAAAGAATCCTTCAAGGAGAAGATTTTGAATGTCACCATTAATCCAAG ATACGCGGAAAATATGCGGAAAATGTCGAACTTGCTGCGGGACCAGCCGGAGACTCCGTTGGATCGAGCAATATTTTGGGTGGAATTCGCCCTTCGCCAGGGAAATGACGGAATGAAAGCCCTCCGCTCAGCGGGATTCGACCTCGCCTGGTATCAGTATTTCTTGATCGACGTACTTGCTGCCGTACTCATCGCTATCGTCTCTCCGTTGCTTCTCATCTATGTTACGATGAAAACTGTTATGAATAAGTTACGAGGAAACTCAAAAAGCAAGAAGAAAAAGTTATGA